In Paramormyrops kingsleyae isolate MSU_618 chromosome 13, PKINGS_0.4, whole genome shotgun sequence, a single window of DNA contains:
- the calml4b gene encoding calmodulin-like protein 4 produces MAKFLTQDQIHEYKECFSLYDKKRKGKIEAKDLITVMRCLGTSPTFSEVERHLQIHKIDKNGELDFSTFLTMMHRQTQQEDPKNEILEAMRMTDKQKKGYILASELRAKLTGLGEKLTDREVDELFREANVGPDGRVHYEEFSKMVTLPPVDY; encoded by the exons ATG gcaAAATTCCTCACGCAAGATCAAATACATG AATACAAGGAGTGTTTTTCACTCTATGACAAGAAGCGGAAGGGGAAGATAGAAGCGAAGGACCTGATTACGGTGATGCGCTGCTTGGGAACTAGTCCCACCTTCAGCGAGGTGGAGCGACACCTGCAGATCCACAAGATAG ATAAGAACGGAGAACTAGATTTTTCAACCTTCCTAACTATGATGCATAGGCAGACTCAGCAAGAAGACCCCAAAAACGAGATTCTGGAGGCCATGCGCATGACAGACAAGCAGAAGAAGGGCTACATCCTGGCTTCTGAGCTGAGGGCCAAGCTCACAGGCCTTGGGGAGAAGCTCACAGACAGGGAGG tggATGAGCTGTTCCGTGAAGCCAACGTGGGCCCTGATGGCCGTGTGCACTACGAAGAGTTCAGCAAGATGGTCACGCTGCCCCCTGTTGACTACTGA
- the LOC111836037 gene encoding relaxin-3 receptor 1-like, translating into MQSLNKLVLIRAPEIAYAAEKMGDTFNQSGTFNRSLMYQDRFSSLEDIDVTADGSPVLRILISIVYSVVCAVGLVGNLLVFFLMKVRQVRKKSTINFFILNLAVTDFQFVLTLPFWAVDTALDFSWPFGNAMCKIILSVTVMNMYASVFFLTAMSVTRYWSVASALKNRTPRSFRSVRWVSALMWLCATLATAPTSIFSTVTNVAGEKLCLLKFPDGQHWLALYHLQKILIAFVLPMLIVSVCYLLLLRFISQRAMNNNHPRRTSRVTRSVTTVVLSFFLCWMPNHAITFWGVLVKFNVVYWDRTYYMIHTYVFPVTVCLAHANSCLNPVLYCLMRREFRKMLKDLFWRISSPAISNSCQIHPFSATLKAEQDETQVVIPLNALDAGRCANRQCDLLPSSSAVLSR; encoded by the coding sequence ATGCAATCATTAAACAAATTGGTGCTGATCAGAGCACCTGAAATCGCGTACGCAGCAGAAAAGATGGGTGATACTTTCAACCAAAGCGGCACGTTTAACCGGTCCCTGATGTACCAGGACAGGTTCAGCAGCCTGGAGGACATAGACGTGACTGCCGACGGGAGCCCGGTTCTCCGGATCCTGATCTCCATCGTGTACTCTGTAGTATGCGCCGTAGGCTTAGTGGGGAACTTGCTGGTCTTCTTCTTAATGAAGGTGAGACAGGTGAGGAAGAAATCAACCATAAACTTTTTCATCCTCAACCTGGCGGTGACAGACTTCCAGTTTGTGCTGACCTTGCCATTTTGGGCGGTGGACACTGCATTGGATTTCAGCTGGCCCTTTGGAAACGCGATGTGCAAAATAATCCTGTCGGTCACGGTGATGAATATGTACGCCAGCGTCTTCTTCCTCACTGCGATGAGCGTGACCCGCTACTGGTCCGTGGCTTCAGCCCTGAAGAACCGGACGCCCCGGTCTTTCCGATCGGTCAGGTGGGTCAGCGCACTCATGTGGCTCTGCGCGACTCTGGCCACGGCACCAACGTCTATCTTCTCCACTGTGACAAACGTAGCCGGTGAAAAACTGTGCCTATTGAAATTCCCCGATGGCCAGCACTGGCTAGCACTTTATCACCTTCAGAAGATCCTAATCGCCTTTGTTTTGCCCATGTTAATCGTTTCTGTTTGCTACCTACTGCTTCTGCGCTTCATCAGCCAGCGCGCCATGAACAACAACCACCCGAGGCGGACATCTAGGGTCACCAGATCAGTCACCACCGTTGttctttcctttttcctttgCTGGATGCCAAACCACGCCATCACTTTCTGGGGCGTCTTGGTCAAATTCAACGTGGTCTACTGGGACAGAACATACTACATGATCCATACTTACGTGTTCCCCGTGACTGTGTGCCTCGCACATGCCAACAGCTGCTTAAATCCAGTCCTCTACTGTCTCATGAGGAGGGAGTTCAGGAAGATGTTGAAGGATCTCTTCTGGCGGATTTCATCACCCGCTATTTCTAACAGCTGCCAGATACACCCATTTTCTGCCACCTTAAAAGCGGAGCAGGACGAGACACAGGTGGTGATTCCGCTCAATGCGCTGGACGCCGGGCGCTGTGCAAACAGGCAGTGTGACTTGCTGCCGTCCTCCAGCGCCGTGCTGTCCAGATAA